TTTTGATGAAGAAGAGGGGACTGTTTTCCTCGAGAAAGGCGGGGAGCTTATAAAGCGGCAACAAGCCTGAGCATGTAATTCTGTGTGGATATCTGCCCTGTTTTGTTCTTGTAGTCCAACTCAGCAAAAAGCCCGTAAAGCCTTATAAGGTCTTCGTGGCGCCATGCTCTTACACCCGCTTTCAGTTTATCCAGCATCCATGGACGGTTTTCTTTTACCTGTTCTTTAAGATTGATGTATAAGTAAAGCTCTCTCATTCTTTTGAACAGGAGACTTATCAGTATGTTGAGGTTCTCTCCGGAAGATATAAAGCCGTCCAGCATAACATTGCATACATTTCTGCTGCGTGCAGTATAGGCGTCGATAAAGGTGAATATACTGTCGTGCTTTCTGGCTGTTACAGCCTTTATGACATCTGCTGCGGACTTAGGCTTTTTATAAGCAAAATAGAGAGTCAGTTTTTCTATTTCGTTCGTAATTTGTTTCAGGTCGCCTTCGAATATTTCGTTTATCTCTGCTGCACTTGATGAATCTATTCTGAAATCAGCATCGGCAAACATCTGAAGTATTTTACCTGTCAGATCATATTTCCTTGCCTTCTTTTCGATTTCAGTTTCAAAGCCGGCTTCTTTTAAAGCCTTGTTTATCTCTTTGGAAATTTTCAGTTCAGGAGTCAGGAATATGAGGTGGGTTTCCACACAATCTTTGCATTTGGTTATGACATCAGCAGCATTTTTGATCTTGTGAGCAGATTTGACTATTGCTGCTTTGTTCTCCTGAAAGAGGGAAGCGGAATTTATGAAATTAAAGAAAAATTCAGGATTGAAGTCCTCAGCAGAGAAGCCTTCTGTTTCGCAATCCTCAATGGAACCGAGTATTTTTTTAAGCTCCTGCTCCTGAAAATAATCGCTTCCGGCTATATATTTAAATTTCCCATCACTTTTCGAAGGCATTTCTGAAATCCGTCATAATCTTATTAATAGCATCATCAACAGCTTCGTCCCTGTTTGATCTTGTCTCAGACATTGAAGACGTGTTGGCGTAATCCTCGGAAGCGTTAAAAGTCCTCATGAAGACTTCGTCACCTTTTTTGTCTTCGATCAATATCCTTATAGACATATTTGCATATGCAGTTGTAGTGGTTGAGGATGAGGACGCACCGGTAAATTGCAGTGATGTAAGCGTAAATTCACCAGTATAGTCTGCATTGTTTTCAGATGCGAGAGCGTTTATAGTCGCCAGATAAAGGTTAATAGAGTCTTTAAACTGAGATGTAACTTCTATTTCGCCTGATTCGTTTGCAATGACTGACGGGAAGATTGTAAAAGCCGCTTTTTTACCTGTTATAACAATTCTATATCCGCATCCGGTCATGATTATCAGAGCCAGCAGAGCTGACAGAACGGCTTTCTTAGTCATTATTTCACCACAAAGTTTACCAGTTTGTTTGGTACATAGATTTCTTTTATCATATTGAGCCCTTCGATATGTTTCTGAACATTTTCATTCTGTTTTGCAGTTACAAAGACCTCATCTTTGCCCATGTTGCGGGGGATATCAATTTGTCCCCTGAGTTTTCCATTTACCTGTACAGCAACTGTGATTTCGTCTTTCTGTGTGAGTTTTTCGTCAAACGAAGGCCAGTCGCTCCTTGATATGTGACCTGGCAGCCCTGTCATCTCGTAAAGTTCTTCCGCTGCGTGAGGTGTAAATGGGGCCATAAGCTTCATCAGTGTCAGTATAGCATCTTTGAAGTGCGTTTTGTGTCCATCCTGTATTTTTGGCTCAATGGCATATAGGTTATTCACAAACTCCATCATAGCTGCAACACATGTATTAAGCTGATATCTTTCTATATCTTCTGTAACTTTTTTTACAGTGACGTTAGTATGAAAGAGTATTTCTTTTGTTATATCATCTTCTGTGGAGGTGGGGAGCTCTTCCTTAAATAGGTTTACATTGTTTTGTATAAGTCTCCAGACCCTGTTTATGAATCTGAAAGAGCCTTCCACAGCAGTATCACTCCACTCAAGTTCCCTTTCCGGTGGGGAGGCGAATAGTATGAAAAGCCTTGCTGTATCTGCTCCGTACTCTTGAATGAGTTTGTTTGGATCCACAACATTCTTTTTGGATTTGGACATCTTTTCAACACGTCCTACAGTAACGTCTTTACCGCATTTGGAGCATTTGCCGTCTGTCGAATCTTCAGGGAAGAGCCATCCATGATCAGGACATTTGTATGTTTCTTTGCATACCATCCCTTGGGTAAGGAGCCTTTTGAATGGCTCGTCTATATTTATATAACCGAGGTCGCGGAGAACTTTTGTGTAAAAACGGGCATAGAGCAGGTGTAGTATAGCGTGTTCGATACCGCCGATGTACTGGTCAACATTCATCCAGTAATTAGCCTGATCTTTATCAAAAGGCGCAGTGTCACAGTCAGGTGATGTGTATCTCATGAAATACCATGAAGACTCCATAAATGTGTCCATAGTATCGGTCTCTCTCACTGCTGCGCCGCCGCATTTCGGACAGGTAGTATTTTTGAAGCTTTCGACTTTGTCCAGAGGGTTTCCTCTCATGTCCGGGTTAAAGTTCACATCAGGGAGCTTCACCGGAAGCTGATCCATAGGAACCGGCACTGTGCCGCATTTGTCACATGAGATGAACGGAATTGGTGCCCCCCAGTATCTCTGGCGTGATATCTGCCAGTCCCGAAGGCGGTAGTTGATTGTGCTCTCACCTATGTTCTGGTCGTCCAGCCAATCAATAATCATTTTTTTAGCATCCTCATTAGGGATACCGTCAAACTGACCGGAGTTAACAAGTTTGCCTGCACCGGAATAGGCTTCTGTCATTGTTTCCAGAGAGAGCTCTTCTTTGGGCTGTATAACTATTCTGAGGTCACATCCGTATTTTTTCGCAAATTCGAAGTCGCGCTGGTCGTGTGCAGGGACAGCCATAACTGCACCTGTACCGTAATCCATAAGGACAAAGTTTGCTATATATATAGGCATATCAATGCCTGTGACAGGGTTGAGAACATATCTCCCTGTGAAAAATCCTCTTTTTTCTTTATCATCATCCATTCGGCTTATCTTGTCGTCTTTGAGAATAGAATCTATGAAAGCCAGTCCGTCTTTCTCTTTCTCTGTACCTGCGAGAAGAGTTTTTACAATAGGATGTTCGGGGGCGACAGACATAAAAGTAGCACCGAAAAGAGTGTCAGGTCTTGTTGTGAAAACAGTTATTTTATCATCTATATCTTTGATCTTAAAGTCGATTTTTGCACCGTATGATTTGCCTATCCAGTTGGATTGCATGGTGAGAACTTTCGAAGGCCAACCTGGGAGTTTATCAGTATATTCCAGAAGTTCATCAGCATAATCTGTTATTTTGAGATACCATCCGTCCAGCTCTTTTATAGCAACCTCGTTGCCGCATCTCCAGCATGCACCGTCTTCAACCTGTTCGTTAGCGAGGACAGTGTTACAGTCGTCGCACCAGTTCAGGTGGGATTTCTTTTTATAGATTAGTCCTTTTTCCCACATCTCAATAAAGATTTTCTGCTCCCATTTGTAATACTCGGGATCACATGTGGCAATTTCTCTGTCCCAGTCATACGCAAGACCGAGTTTTTTGAGCTGCTGTTTCATGTAGCTGATATTTTGTTTTGTCCAGACAGCGGGGTGGGTTGAATTTTCTATAGCTGCATTTTCAGCGGGCAGTCCGAAGGCGTCCCATCCGATAGGGTGCAGTACATTGAGCCCCTGCATGAATTTATATCTTGAAATAACATCCCCGATAGCATAGTTGCGGACGTGCCCCATATGGATTTTACCAGAAGGGTACGGAAACATTTCAAGGCAGTAGAACTTTTCTTTGGTATCGTCCTTTTCTACTTTAAAAAGTTTTTCGTCCTCCCAGATTTTCTGCCACTTGGTCTCTATGCCCGCAGGGTTGTATTTCATTTGTTCCTCCTGAATATTGAAGACGTAAACTAACATAACTGTTCAGTGCTTATCAAGTATTAAACGTTTAATTTAATATATGATATACTCCGTTATTATATGTATTTCCAGTGTATTTCTATTGAAAACATGTTTCTTGTTTGCTACTGTTTATAGTTGCTTCAGATCAGACATATAACGAAGCATCCTTACTGAAAACTGGTATACTTACATATTATGATTTAAAGAGTGGCTTATGCTTACAGACAGTGCGTTTATTGATCTTGCATCTTCGCTGATCCGTATAAGGGATCTGGACGAATTGCTTGATGTTATGCTTACCCGTATCAGGCATATACATGATGCTGATGCAGGCAGTATATTTATATATGACGATAACACCGATGAACTTGTTTTTAAGTATACTCAGAACGATTCTATAAATTTACCTTTCAACCAATTTCGTATTCCAGCCGACGAACACAGTATTGCAGGTTACTGCGCAGTTAAAAACAATATCCTTGCGCTCAGAGATGTTTACAATATTGATGACAGCTTCCCTTTTGACTTTAATCCAAGCTTCGACAAAATGTCAGGCTACAGAACAGTCTCGATGTTGGTGTTTCCTATAAACGATATTAACGGCAGACTGATAGGGGTGCTTCAGCTTATAAATAAAAAGACAAAACCTATTGAAATTTCTTCTGAGAACTTTTCCGAGATAGTTGTTCCATTTACAAAAGAAGATGAACGGACAGCTCATTCCCTTAGCGGCATAATAGGCATGGCACTTGAAAACGCAATGCTTTATAACAGCATAGAACAGATGTGGGAAGGCTTTATTTCTGCATGTATGACAGCGATTGATTTGCGTGATCCGGTTACAAGCGGTCATAGTGAAAGAGTCACTGGGTATACAGTGCTGACCGCAGAGGCTATGAGTGCTGATGATGATACCTTCCCCGATTTCCAGCTCACTCCGGCAGAGCTGAAGTCTTTAAAATATTCATGTATGCTGCATGATTTTGGGAAGCTGGTCATAAACGAAAATGTCCTTCAGAAAGCAAATAAACTTTACCCGGGAATGCTTGAAGTGATAGAGTTCCGTTTCTGTGCTGCAAAGGCTATGATTAAAATGCGGGGAGGATCCGACGAAGAGATCAACGAGCTTAACGGGCTCCTCACCCTTATAAAAAAGGCTAACATACCTACTTTTCTCGACGATGATACCAGCACAGGACTTGAGAAGTGCCTCAGTTACGAATTTGAAGATTTTGATGGAATAAAGCATACTTTACTTACAGAAAAAGAATATTATTATCTTGCGATAAAGAGAGGTTCTCTGACAGAGGAAGAACGTGAGATCATACAAAGCCATGCTAACTATACTTTTGACTTTCTGGTGAAAATTCCTTGGACCAACGAGCTTAAGCTTGTTCCGGTTCTTGCGTCTTTGCATCACGAAAGAATGGACGGCAAGGGATATCCTTTCGGGCTTTCAGGTGAGCAGATACATATGCAGGGGCGCATAATGGCTGTTGCTGACATCTTTGATGCTCTGACAGCCGCCGACAGACCTTACAAAAAGGCGATGCCGGTGGAAAAGGCGTGTGCTATACTGAAAGATGAAGCTGAGAGGAACGCTCTTGATAAAAGGGTTGTGGACTACTTTGTTGATAACGCTCTCTACGAAAGTGTAATCAGGAGGGAAGATTGAAAACTTTGCTTGTTGTCGATGATGATGAGAGCATAAGACTGCTGCTTAGAGACGAGTTCTGCGACAACGGATATAATGTCGTCACAGCAGTTGACGGAGAAGAAGGGCTTGTGGCGTTTAATGAGCAGCATATTGATGTTGTTGTTCTTGATCTTAATATGCCGAAGCTCACAGGTGAGCAGGTAGCTGCTAAGCTTAAAAGGAAAGCACCTCAGGTTCCTGTTGTGATATACACAGCAAATCCTGAAAGACTGGAGAAACAGGAGATAGCATACGACTCTCTCGTTTATAAATCCAGTGATCTGGAGGAACTTGTCGCAAAGGTGACACACCTTGCCAATGTTTGATGTTTCTGTTTATTCGCAATTTTATGGGAAGTCCGGAAAGCTTTTATATTTAGAAGAAATTGACTCTACTAACGCATATGCGGTCAGGACAGATCTTGAACCTTTTACATGTGTTGTTGCGGATGTTCAGACATCCGGTAGGGGGCGCAGCGGGCGCGTCTGGCATTCAGATACAGACACAAATCTTTACTTTTCGGTAGTTATAGGCGGGCTGGATTCATCCATGCTCCTACCGCTTAATATTTTTGCGGGCTACATCCTGTCGGATACGCTGAAGCATCTTGTGGATGCAAAGGTGAAGTGGCCTAATGATATTATAGTAAACGGGAAAAAACTTGCCGGGATACTTATGGAAACTTCCTTCTCCGGAGGAGTGCTGGAAAAGGCTGTGCTTGGTATAGGACTCAATGTTAACAGAGAAGTTTTCCCTGATGACATTAAGGATATCGCCACATCTCTTTATATCGAAACAGGTGAAAAGCACAGCCGGGAACAGATACTGGCTTCCTTTATGACATCTTTTGAGAACTCTTTTGATCTTTTCCGGTCAAATAGAATAGATATAGTAAAACTTTGGTCTTCATACTCTGCTTATCTTGACAAAAAAATTACAATACATAAAGATGGTGTGAAAACCGGATATACTGAAAAAGGTATAGATGCAACAGGCTGTTTGCAGGCCATTGACAGCACCGGAAGCCTTAAAACTATAATCACAGGGGATATAGGATATGATATTTGCCGTTGATATAGGCAATACGAACGTAGTTATCGGTGTTTTTGACGGAGATAAAATAAAAACCAGTTACCGTGTTCAGGCAGATACAATGCGCACCACAGACGAATATGCTTCGACACTGTTGCGCCTGATGGAGTCGGAAGGTATAAGTAAGTCAGATATTACAGGGGTGATAATATCTTCTGTTGTGCCGAGGCTTATATATACGTTTTCCAAACTCTCTAAGAAGTATCTGAATAAGGAACCACTGGTTATAGCCCCGGGGATAAAAACAGGGGTGAGTATCAAGATGGAAAACCCGAAAGAAGTCGGTGCGGACAGGATTGTCAACGCTGTCGCTGCAAAGCAGCTTTACGGGTATCCGGCAATTGTAGTGGATTTCGGCACTGCAACAACTTTTGATGTTATTGATTCAAACGGAGATTATATCGGCGGTGTTATATGCCCCGGGGTGAAGCTTTCTTCGCAGATACTGCACTCTAATACGGCGAAGCTGCCTGAAGTTGAGATTGAAAAAGTCAATACGGTTATAGGTAAAAATACTATACATTCGATACAGTCAGGCATATATTACGGATATCTTGCTATGCTGGACGGTATACTTGAACGTATCATCGCCGAAGAGTTTAAAGGCATGGACGTAAATGTTATTTCCACAGGCGGGCTCGGCAGTATTTTTACAGGCGAATGTGCGTATATCCAGAGCTATGCTCCAAACCTCACCCTTGACGGGCTGAGACTGATATACGAGAAAAATCTGATATAAAGGGCATAAAAATGAGTAAACTGGGATCAACCTTAAAGAATAAAAGAGAGACGCTTGGCTATGATCTAGACAAAGTTACAGAGCAGACAAGGATTAGTGCAGACATAATTGCTGTGCTTGAAAGGGGCGAGTATAAAAGTATGCCCTCCTACAACCATGCAAAGAATTTTGTCAAAAACTATGCTGAATACCTGAAAATGGATCTTGACGAAGTTCAGAGTCTGCTTGACGATGAATGCACAAAAGAAGATTTTAATCGTGAAGTTAAATATGTTGCTGCTCCTGTTACAAAAGAAACATCAGCGGCTCCTTCTGGTGTTAAATATATTATCCCCGCAATACTTATTATAATTATCTTATTTACAGGGTTTAAAGTTTTCACTGCTATGGAGAAGGGGAAAGACCTCAAACAAACCGAAATCAACGAAAATATTAAAAAAGAAGTTGATGAGACAGTAGATAACCCTGTAAGCAATGATGAAGTGAAAGAAGTGATAGAAAATCTCAATCAGACTGAACAGCAGGACTCCCTCTCTGATCAACCTGTGCCGGATAAAGAAAACAAACCGCAAACCCCGGCAAAAGAAAACAGCGATTCAGGCAAGGTAGATAAAGATGAAAATGCAGCTATGGCTGCATTTATGCCAGAGAAGAAAGAGGAACCTGCTGCGGTTGCTAAAACTGCTTATGTTAACTTTGCTGATGTCTGCTGGGTGCACATAAGCATAGACGGGAAAGAAGAGATGGACTTTATCGCTGAAAAAGGCAATCAGCGTGAGGTCACTTTCCGTGATTATTTCCTTATGGATATCGGGAACGCAGCGGTTGTTTCTATATCTTACAACAATAGAACCATTGCCGGACTGGGTGCCTATAAGCAACCTGTTAAGGGACTCAGATTTGCCGTTGACGACAGCAACAGACTCAGATACAAATCTATAAAATAAAAGCTTGCATTATTTCCAACCGATCACTAAATTAACAAGACAATAAAGGTGTTTTTATGCGTCAATATTCCGCGGCCATTTATGCTAACGAGAATCTGCTTTTGTCAGAAGTGCTTGAGAGAATAGAAAACGATCTGCCGACATTCGGTATAAACGTTTACGGAAGCTCTCTTGCGGGGACTATGGTGACAACAGCGACTGATGAATATCATGTTAATTCTGCTGAAAGTTTTGGTGACGAAGAGATACTTATAGTCCTCTCGGATCCAAAGGCGGATGTGGATGCTATCAGGAAATTTGACGGCAGTGTGATAGATCTAACAGGTTCCTTTGAAGGGTTGATGGATGAAGTTTTTACCATCGAAGACCCTGTTACGTATATCCTGAAAGCTTTGGATGCTGATGTTGCGGCAGCCGTTGCAACAGTGCCTGCTTCCGTGTTTGGCAAGAGCGGTATAGATGACCTGCTCAATCAGACAAGGGAGCTTTTTGCGTTCAGCAATGCTGAGACAAAAGTTTTTGATGAGAGATTGGCGTTTAATATGTTTTTTTCTGACGGCAAAGACAGCTTACTGGCAGGCTACAGAGAGAAACTTAAACAGGATACCGGAGTTGATGTTGATGTTAGGATGATTGCGGTATCGACAGGATTTGTCCTTGACGTATATTTTAAAAAAGAGGTAAAAAGTAATTTTACTTTTGCGAAAGCATCGGAAGAATCTTTTTCAACTCTTTCCGATGTTATCGGAGCGGACGGACTTGTTCTGATCTCTGCTACAGAAACCAGAGCCACTTTCGCAGGGGATTATATACACACAATAGTCAGACAGGTAACTGACGCGCTTAAAGACATAACTGGAGAGGATGAATGATATATCTTGACAATGTTGCAGGAACAAAGCCCGACCAGCGTGTTATCGAAAAGATGATGCCATTTTTTACAGAGCATTACGGGAATCCCAGTGCTCACTTTTACCCTATCGGACGTGAAGCTTTTGAAGCTATGGAAGCTGCAAGAGTTCAGGTCGCCGAGTTTATAGGAGCCAAAGCTGACGAGATCGTTTTTACGTCCAGCGGTACAGAGTCTAATAATCTTGCCATAAAAGGATTTCTCGGTCATACAGCGAACAAGGGTAAGCATATCATCATCAGTGAAATAGAGCATTTCTCTGTTGATACCGTGGTTACTAAGCTTTTAAACGACGGATACAAAATAACTAAGCTCAAGGTTGATAATGGCGGTCTAGTTAACCCGGCAGACCTTGAGAAAGCTATAAACGAAGATACAGTTCTTGTCTCCATACAGTATGTTAACCCTGAAATAGGGACTATTCAGTATACTGAAAAACTTGGCGAAATCTGCAAGTCAAAGGGCGTTGCTTTTCATGTGGATGCAGTTGCAGCAGCAGGTTTTGTTGAAATAGATGTTAACAAACTGAACTGCGATATGCTCTCAATCGCTTCACAGAACTTTTTCGGACCGAAAGGTGCGGCAGCTCTCTTTATAAAAGAGGGAACCAAGCTTATAGGTCTTATGGATGGAGGTTTTCAGGAGCGTGGTTACAGGAGCGGGACAGAAAACGTGCCGGCAATAGTCGGTATGGGTGAAGCTTGTGCTTTAGCTAAAGCCGAGATGGGAGACTATGTCCCCAGGCTGGTTGCTATGCAGAAAAAACTGTGGGAAGGGCTTAGCGGTCAGTTTGATTTCCTTCACTTCACTGGGCACGAATCTCGCAGGAGACCCGGACATGTTAGTTTCTGGATTGAGTATATCGAAGGGGAATCACTCCTCATGTGGCTCTCTCTGAAAGGGATTGCCTGTGCCAGTGGTTCTGCATGTTCCTCTAATATCCTTGCGGATGATGAGGACGATCTTGTGGCATCATCAGTGCTTACAGCCGTTGGTGTTCCTACAGACATTTGTGCCGGTTCCCTTGGTATGTCAATGTCCAGATACAATATAGAAGAAGATGTCGACAAAGTTCTTGAGGTTATGCCGGAAACTGTTCAGAAGCTTTGCGAGATGTCTCCTATGTATAACAGAGATAAATAAGTTCAGGACCTTCAGGAGGATACAATGGCTAAAGGACCATACAGCGAAAAAGTAATGGATCACTTTATGAACCCAAGAAATATGGGTGAAATAGAAGATGCTAACGGAATCGGAGAAGTCGGGAATCCGGCTTGTGGCGACGTTATGAAGATATTCCTTAAGATCAATGATGATATGATCGTCGAAGATGTTAAGTTTAAAACATTTGGCTGCGGAGCTGCTATCGCTTCCAGCTCAATGGCAACAGAGCTTATGATAGGCAAAAGTGTTGAAGAACTTCTTCAGCTAACAAACGATGCTATCGTCGAAGCTCTCGGCGGACTTCCGCCTGCGAAAATACATTGTTCCGTAATGGCGGAAGAGGCTATCGAAGAAGCTCTTAAAGATTATTATAAGAGTAAAGGCGAAGATCCTTCTGTTGTTGATGATATGAAAGCCAAAGTAAAGAAAGATAATTAATCGGAGGATACACTAATGAGCCTTAAACAAAGAGTAGAAGAAGTTCTTGATCAGGTCAGACCAACACTTCAGGCTGACGGAGGGGATATCGAGCTTCTTGATGTTTCTGAAGACGGTATAGTAAAAGTTCAGCTTACAGGTGCTTGCGGCTCTTGTCCTTTCAGCACAATGACTCTCAAACATGGTGTAGAAGCAAGACTCAAAGACATGATTCCAGAAGTTAAAGAAGTTCTTTCCATATAACAGAAACTGCTTAAAGAATAATAAAAAAGGGAGCTTTCGGGCTCCCTTTTTTTGTTATAAAATTACTTATTAAGAAGTGCTTTCAAAATATCGCCAAGTGTAACAAGACCTATAAGGTGCCCGGCATCGTCTACCACAGGGAGTCTGTGACGGAATTTTTCCAGTACGATACGGGCCGCTTCTGTAACATTAGTATCAGCTTTGATACTGTACGCAGGGATTTCCATAACGCGTTTGATAGGCTCACTTGTGAGCTCTCTTACGTCTACCAGTGGTATATACTGGGCTTCGTTCAGAATGTCGGGGAGTGCTTTTGCGA
This window of the Denitrovibrio acetiphilus DSM 12809 genome carries:
- a CDS encoding biotin--[acetyl-CoA-carboxylase] ligase, whose amino-acid sequence is MFDVSVYSQFYGKSGKLLYLEEIDSTNAYAVRTDLEPFTCVVADVQTSGRGRSGRVWHSDTDTNLYFSVVIGGLDSSMLLPLNIFAGYILSDTLKHLVDAKVKWPNDIIVNGKKLAGILMETSFSGGVLEKAVLGIGLNVNREVFPDDIKDIATSLYIETGEKHSREQILASFMTSFENSFDLFRSNRIDIVKLWSSYSAYLDKKITIHKDGVKTGYTEKGIDATGCLQAIDSTGSLKTIITGDIGYDICR
- a CDS encoding response regulator, which gives rise to MKTLLVVDDDESIRLLLRDEFCDNGYNVVTAVDGEEGLVAFNEQHIDVVVLDLNMPKLTGEQVAAKLKRKAPQVPVVIYTANPERLEKQEIAYDSLVYKSSDLEELVAKVTHLANV
- a CDS encoding CBS domain-containing protein; protein product: MKVSEIMTTNLITADPEETIKDVILKMRKKNVSGLPVVDKNNKVLATFSETDVAKALPDILNEAQYIPLVDVRELTSEPIKRVMEIPAYSIKADTNVTEAARIVLEKFRHRLPVVDDAGHLIGLVTLGDILKALLNK
- a CDS encoding NifU family protein, whose protein sequence is MSLKQRVEEVLDQVRPTLQADGGDIELLDVSEDGIVKVQLTGACGSCPFSTMTLKHGVEARLKDMIPEVKEVLSI
- a CDS encoding cysteine desulfurase family protein, whose protein sequence is MIYLDNVAGTKPDQRVIEKMMPFFTEHYGNPSAHFYPIGREAFEAMEAARVQVAEFIGAKADEIVFTSSGTESNNLAIKGFLGHTANKGKHIIISEIEHFSVDTVVTKLLNDGYKITKLKVDNGGLVNPADLEKAINEDTVLVSIQYVNPEIGTIQYTEKLGEICKSKGVAFHVDAVAAAGFVEIDVNKLNCDMLSIASQNFFGPKGAAALFIKEGTKLIGLMDGGFQERGYRSGTENVPAIVGMGEACALAKAEMGDYVPRLVAMQKKLWEGLSGQFDFLHFTGHESRRRPGHVSFWIEYIEGESLLMWLSLKGIACASGSACSSNILADDEDDLVASSVLTAVGVPTDICAGSLGMSMSRYNIEEDVDKVLEVMPETVQKLCEMSPMYNRDK
- the leuS gene encoding leucine--tRNA ligase; amino-acid sequence: MKYNPAGIETKWQKIWEDEKLFKVEKDDTKEKFYCLEMFPYPSGKIHMGHVRNYAIGDVISRYKFMQGLNVLHPIGWDAFGLPAENAAIENSTHPAVWTKQNISYMKQQLKKLGLAYDWDREIATCDPEYYKWEQKIFIEMWEKGLIYKKKSHLNWCDDCNTVLANEQVEDGACWRCGNEVAIKELDGWYLKITDYADELLEYTDKLPGWPSKVLTMQSNWIGKSYGAKIDFKIKDIDDKITVFTTRPDTLFGATFMSVAPEHPIVKTLLAGTEKEKDGLAFIDSILKDDKISRMDDDKEKRGFFTGRYVLNPVTGIDMPIYIANFVLMDYGTGAVMAVPAHDQRDFEFAKKYGCDLRIVIQPKEELSLETMTEAYSGAGKLVNSGQFDGIPNEDAKKMIIDWLDDQNIGESTINYRLRDWQISRQRYWGAPIPFISCDKCGTVPVPMDQLPVKLPDVNFNPDMRGNPLDKVESFKNTTCPKCGGAAVRETDTMDTFMESSWYFMRYTSPDCDTAPFDKDQANYWMNVDQYIGGIEHAILHLLYARFYTKVLRDLGYINIDEPFKRLLTQGMVCKETYKCPDHGWLFPEDSTDGKCSKCGKDVTVGRVEKMSKSKKNVVDPNKLIQEYGADTARLFILFASPPERELEWSDTAVEGSFRFINRVWRLIQNNVNLFKEELPTSTEDDITKEILFHTNVTVKKVTEDIERYQLNTCVAAMMEFVNNLYAIEPKIQDGHKTHFKDAILTLMKLMAPFTPHAAEELYEMTGLPGHISRSDWPSFDEKLTQKDEITVAVQVNGKLRGQIDIPRNMGKDEVFVTAKQNENVQKHIEGLNMIKEIYVPNKLVNFVVK
- a CDS encoding HD family phosphohydrolase; amino-acid sequence: MLTDSAFIDLASSLIRIRDLDELLDVMLTRIRHIHDADAGSIFIYDDNTDELVFKYTQNDSINLPFNQFRIPADEHSIAGYCAVKNNILALRDVYNIDDSFPFDFNPSFDKMSGYRTVSMLVFPINDINGRLIGVLQLINKKTKPIEISSENFSEIVVPFTKEDERTAHSLSGIIGMALENAMLYNSIEQMWEGFISACMTAIDLRDPVTSGHSERVTGYTVLTAEAMSADDDTFPDFQLTPAELKSLKYSCMLHDFGKLVINENVLQKANKLYPGMLEVIEFRFCAAKAMIKMRGGSDEEINELNGLLTLIKKANIPTFLDDDTSTGLEKCLSYEFEDFDGIKHTLLTEKEYYYLAIKRGSLTEEEREIIQSHANYTFDFLVKIPWTNELKLVPVLASLHHERMDGKGYPFGLSGEQIHMQGRIMAVADIFDALTAADRPYKKAMPVEKACAILKDEAERNALDKRVVDYFVDNALYESVIRRED
- a CDS encoding helix-turn-helix domain-containing protein is translated as MSKLGSTLKNKRETLGYDLDKVTEQTRISADIIAVLERGEYKSMPSYNHAKNFVKNYAEYLKMDLDEVQSLLDDECTKEDFNREVKYVAAPVTKETSAAPSGVKYIIPAILIIIILFTGFKVFTAMEKGKDLKQTEINENIKKEVDETVDNPVSNDEVKEVIENLNQTEQQDSLSDQPVPDKENKPQTPAKENSDSGKVDKDENAAMAAFMPEKKEEPAAVAKTAYVNFADVCWVHISIDGKEEMDFIAEKGNQREVTFRDYFLMDIGNAAVVSISYNNRTIAGLGAYKQPVKGLRFAVDDSNRLRYKSIK
- the nifU gene encoding Fe-S cluster assembly scaffold protein NifU — its product is MAKGPYSEKVMDHFMNPRNMGEIEDANGIGEVGNPACGDVMKIFLKINDDMIVEDVKFKTFGCGAAIASSSMATELMIGKSVEELLQLTNDAIVEALGGLPPAKIHCSVMAEEAIEEALKDYYKSKGEDPSVVDDMKAKVKKDN
- a CDS encoding type III pantothenate kinase; its protein translation is MIFAVDIGNTNVVIGVFDGDKIKTSYRVQADTMRTTDEYASTLLRLMESEGISKSDITGVIISSVVPRLIYTFSKLSKKYLNKEPLVIAPGIKTGVSIKMENPKEVGADRIVNAVAAKQLYGYPAIVVDFGTATTFDVIDSNGDYIGGVICPGVKLSSQILHSNTAKLPEVEIEKVNTVIGKNTIHSIQSGIYYGYLAMLDGILERIIAEEFKGMDVNVISTGGLGSIFTGECAYIQSYAPNLTLDGLRLIYEKNLI
- the holA gene encoding DNA polymerase III subunit delta yields the protein MPSKSDGKFKYIAGSDYFQEQELKKILGSIEDCETEGFSAEDFNPEFFFNFINSASLFQENKAAIVKSAHKIKNAADVITKCKDCVETHLIFLTPELKISKEINKALKEAGFETEIEKKARKYDLTGKILQMFADADFRIDSSSAAEINEIFEGDLKQITNEIEKLTLYFAYKKPKSAADVIKAVTARKHDSIFTFIDAYTARSRNVCNVMLDGFISSGENLNILISLLFKRMRELYLYINLKEQVKENRPWMLDKLKAGVRAWRHEDLIRLYGLFAELDYKNKTGQISTQNYMLRLVAAL
- a CDS encoding LPS assembly lipoprotein LptE, with product MTKKAVLSALLALIIMTGCGYRIVITGKKAAFTIFPSVIANESGEIEVTSQFKDSINLYLATINALASENNADYTGEFTLTSLQFTGASSSSTTTTAYANMSIRILIEDKKGDEVFMRTFNASEDYANTSSMSETRSNRDEAVDDAINKIMTDFRNAFEK